TCAGAGACTGTTGTGAGGACATCTACAATTAGCCATGGCCCAAGCTTTATCCCTGCGGAAAGGAGAGTCAGTGTAAAGGGAAGTGTGCAGCTTGGTCTACGTTTTCAGGGTCATGTCTTTCGagagtggagaggagagaattGGTGCAGCCCTCTATTCATTGTGAATATTTGGAAGCTAGGGAACCGGGGGATGTCAGTGTAATGGTAAGGACTAGTGAAacgcttggggtggggggggggtgtggtggggtgcaGGGCACGtgtggttcaaatctcaccatgccaTTGGGAAGAATTTAAATTTGGCTGCTAGATCTGGGACCGCACACTCAGCCATGCTTACGGTGACCCACGCCAGCAAGTGTTTCAAAAGAAAGTCAACAAAATCCTGCCTGGTTCCCttgtgtccttcagggaaggaaatctgccacccttccccggtctggcctacatgtgactccaggctggCCAGCTGGAATGGCTGAGTGGGTACCGCTCCCCTTCAAGGGTGATTCAGGGACGTGGTGGTGAATGGCGGCCTCGCCAGTGATACCCACGTCACACCACGAGGGAATATTAGCCAAAAAAAAAATGTcttagagacagagggagagggagggaggggatgagagagggaggaagggagagggagagggagagatggtagagagaaaggcagaggaaatgggagagagggagagaaggggagagagggacaggtgggagaggaaaggggggagaaggagggagagggagaaagggagggaggagagagagagagtgaaagagagagggaaggatGGATAGGTGGTAGAATGAGAGAGGAaatgggagagagaaggagagagaaaaggggagagaggcagacaagggagagtgaagggggtgagagagggagggagagggagaaagggaagggaggagagagtgaaagagagagggaaggatGGAGAGGTggtggagagaaagggagaggaatGGGGGAGAGACcaagagagaaagggggagagagaggggacagagagggaaggggagagggaaagacaggtagagagggagagtgagaaggGGAGAGATAAGAGAGATGGGGGgtgagagagcaagggagagatgacatagagagagagagaaaaagagggagggaAGAATGGAAAGGGGTGagaaagtgggagggagggagagaggaattgGAGGAGATtgtgggattgggagagggtGCAATCTGCTGGATGGTGGCAGCAATTCTCTACAGGCCCAGGGTGATAAGTTTCAGAGTATCCCCCTTGTGGGCGATGTAGAAGTAGGGAAAGATGGTCTCGGTGAAGGTGTCCTTGAAGGTGTAGAGGTGGGACACGTCATCGGCATTGTAGAAGGAGACCTGGCCCGCGCTGTAGTCCAGAAAGACTCCGACTCTCCTCAGCTTGCCCTTGATCTGGAGCTCGACGGGGGGTGAGGTGAGAGCTGTGTAATCTCCATCCTGTAGGGCCAGGGCCCACACCCCGGCCTGGGGCTCCGGCGTGAAGAACTTGCGGCTCTCCTGCCAGTGGAAGGGCGCGAAGCCCCTCTTCCTGGGCACCGAAGACTTGGCGACACCCAGTTGCCAGACCGTGCTTTCGCCCACATCCACCTCCCAGCTGTGCCTGCCTGAAGAGAAACCCTCCGAGCCCAGCACGCTGAGCCAGCGACTGAAACGCTCTGGGTTGTCAGGGATATCGTCTTGCTTCTCTCCCACCTTCACCTCGGTGCCATCCCCGGACAGAATGAGGTGGGAATTGGCCGTCATCGGGTCAAGGGTCAGGAGCATCGGAACTGAAAAACACACggagagagaaagggatggagACGGAAAGACTTCGGCAGGGCTGTTGTTGGCTCTCCATCCTGTCCCAcacacccccttcccccccgGAAAGGGACCAGTCGGCCCGTCGCGCCCGTGCCAACCCTTCGAGAGACAACTCTCCCCTCTTCTTTCTCCGTCCTCTCTTCTTTCTCCGAGAATCCATCATTTATCTGACCTCCCTCCCAAAAGTTCCCATTACAAAtggcaggaacaggccattcggcccctccaCCACGCAACACAATCAGGCCTCATCTCCTGGTGGCCTCAACTCTG
The genomic region above belongs to Stegostoma tigrinum isolate sSteTig4 chromosome 34, sSteTig4.hap1, whole genome shotgun sequence and contains:
- the LOC125467728 gene encoding E3 ubiquitin-protein ligase TRIM39-like, giving the protein MPSSAQNQGDVVREKIENAFNALRRFLEKEQVTIQGQVEMQEEHFLQQLEESATQSGGNPITVDHLIADIKKKLPQEDIPLLKNIGTIFDKSGNLLKKPKELPMDLSQGGFNVPLQYAVWKRMFKHIEPVPMLLTLDPMTANSHLILSGDGTEVKVGEKQDDIPDNPERFSRWLSVLGSEGFSSGRHSWEVDVGESTVWQLGVAKSSVPRKRGFAPFHWQESRKFFTPEPQAGVWALALQDGDYTALTSPPVELQIKGKLRRVGVFLDYSAGQVSFYNADDVSHLYTFKDTFTETIFPYFYIAHKGDTLKLITLGL